One part of the Parambassis ranga chromosome 8, fParRan2.1, whole genome shotgun sequence genome encodes these proteins:
- the kpnb1 gene encoding importin subunit beta-1: MELITILEKTVSPDRNELEAAQKFLEQAAIENLPTFLVELSKVLANPGNTQVARVAAGLQVKNSLTSKDPDVKTQYQQRWLAIDANARREIKNYVLQTLGTETYRPSSASQCVAGIACAEIPVKQWPELIPQLVANVTDPSSTEHMKESTLEAIGYICQDIDPEQLQENANQILTAIIQGMRKEEPSNNVKLAATNALLNSLEFTKANFDKETERHFIMQVVCEATQCPDTRVRVAALQNLVKIMSLYYQYMETYMGPALFAITIEAMKSDIDEVALQGIEFWSNVCDEEMDLAIEASEASEQGRPPEHTSKFYAKGALQYLVPILTQTLTKQDENDDDDDWNPCKAAGVCLMLLATCCEDDVVPHVLPFIKEHIKHPDWRYRDASVMAFGSILEGPELNQLKPLVVQAMPTLIELMKDPSVVVRDTTAWTVGRICELLPEAAINEIYLAPLLQCLIEGLGAEPRVASNVCWAFSSLAEAAYEATDAAEDQEEPSTYCLSSSFEIIVQKLLETTDRPDGHQNNLRSAAYEALMEIVKNSAKDCYPAVQKTTLVIMERLQQVLQMESHIQSTSDRIQFNDLQSLLCATLQNVLRKVQHQDALQISDVVMASLLRMFQSTAGSGGVQEDALMAVSTLVEVLGSDFQKYMDAFKPFLGIGLKNYAEYQVCLAAVGLVCDLCRALMSNILPYCDEIMQLLLENLGNENVHRSVKPQILSAFGDIALAIGGEFKKYLDIVLDTLQQASQAQVDKTDYDMVDYLNELREGCLEAYTGIIQGLKGDQENVHPDVMLVQPRVEFILSFIHHIAEDEDHSDGVVANAAGLIGDLCTAFGKDVMKLVEVRPLINDLLTEGRRSKTSKTKTLATWATKELRKLKSQA, encoded by the exons ATGGAGCTCATCACTATTCTCGAAAAAACCGTTTCTCCAG ATCGGAATGAACTGGAGGCGGCACAGAAGTTTCTGGAGCAGGCGGCGATAGAGAACCTG CCTACATTCCTTGTGGAGTTGTCCAAAGTTTTGGCGAATCCAGGGAACACGCAGGTGGCACGTGTTGCTGCTGGTCTGCAGGTTAAAAACTCACTCACTTCAAAAGACCCGGATGTCAAGACGCAGTACCAGCAGAGATGGCTGGCCATCGACGCCAATGCTCGCCGGGAGATCAAGAATTAT GTTTTACAGACTCTGGGCACAGAGACATATCGGCCCAGCTCGGCCTCACAATGTGTCGCCGGCATCGCCTGTGCAGAGATTCCTGTGAAACAGTGGCCTGAGCTGATCCCGCAGCTGGTGGCTAATGTCACCGACCCCTCAAGCACAGAGCACATGAAGGAGTCCACACTGGAGGCGATTGGATACATCTGTCAGGACATT GACCccgagcagctgcaggagaatGCCAACCAGATCCTGACTGCCATCATCCAGGGCATGAGGAAGGAGGAGCCCAGCAACAATGTCAAACTGGCTGCTACCAATGCCCTGCTGAACTCCCTGGAGTTCACCAAAGCCAACTTTGATAAAGAG acagagagacacttCATCATGCAGGTGGTTTGTGAAGCTACGCAGTGTCCCGACACCAGA GTTCGTGTGGCGGCCTTACAGAACTTGGTGAAGATTATGTCTTTGTATTATCAGTACATGGAAACATACATGGGACCTGCTCTGTTTGCG ATAACTATTGAAGCGATGAAGAGCGACATCGATGAGGTGGCCTTGCAAGGCATAGAGTTTTGGTCCAACGTCTGTGACGAGGAGATGGATCTGGCCATCGAAGCCTCAGAG GCCTCAGAGCAGGGACGCCCCCCAGAGCACACCAGTAAATTCTATGCCAAAGGGGCCCTGCAGTACCTGGTCCCCATCCTCACACAGACCCTCACCAAACAG GAtgagaatgatgatgatgatgactggaACCCCTGCAaggcagcaggtgtgtgtttgatgctCCTGGCCACCTGCTGTGAGGATGACGTGGTTCCGCATGTTCTACCCTTCATCAAAGAACACATCAAACACCCAGACTGGCGCTACCGTGACGCCTCGGTTATGGCTTTCGGTTCCATCCTGGAGGGACCTGAACTCAACCAACTCAAACCCCTTGTTGTACAG GCCATGCCCACGCTGATTGAGCTGATGAAGGACCCCAGCGTGGTCGTAAGGGACACTACAGCATGGACTGTGGGAAGGATCTGTGAGCTGCTGCCTGAAGCTGCCATCAATGAGATCTACCTGGCCCCTCTGTTGCAGTGTCTGATCGAGGGCCTTGGGGCCGAGCCCAGGGTGGCCTCCAATGTGTGCTGG GCTTTCTCATCTCTGGCTGAAGCGGCCTATGAAGCTACAGACGCGGCAGAGGACCAAGAGGAGCCCAGCACCTACTGTCTGTCCTCGTCCTTTGAAATCATTGTCCAGAAACTCTTGGAGACCACAGACAG ACCTGACGGTCACCAGAACAACCTACGCTCAGCTGCCTATGAGGCATTGATGGAGATCGTCAAGAACAGCGCCAAGGACTGTTACCCTGCTGTCCAGAAAACCACACTGGTCATCATGGAGAGACTGCAGCAGGTTCTGCAGATGGAG TCTCACATCCAGAGCACCTCAGACAGAATCCAGTTCAACGACCTGCAGTCCCTGCTGTGTGCCACTCTACAG AATGTCCTTCGTAAAGTGCAGCATCAGGATGCCCTGCAGATCTCAGATGTGGTGATGGCGTCTCTGCTGAGGATGTTTCAGAGCACTGCTGGCTCTGGAGGAGTTCAGGAGGATGCTTTAATGGCTGTATCCACACTTGTCGAAG TTCTGGGCAGCGACTTCCAGAAATACATGGATGCCTTTAAGCCTTTCCTGGGTATTGGACTTAAGAACTACGCAGAGTATCAG GTGTGTCTGGCGGCAGTGGGTCTGGTGTGTGACCTGTGCAGAGCTCTGATGTCCAACATACTGCCTTACTGTGATGAGATTATGCAGCTGTTGCTGGAGAACCTGGGG AATGAGAACGTCCACCGGTCAGTGAAGCCCCAGATCCTCTCTGCATTTGGTGACATTGCTCTTGCCATTGGAGGAGAGTTTAAGAAATACCTGGACATCGTCCTGGACACGCTGCAGCAGGCCTCTCAGGCTCAGGTGGACAAG ACGGACTATGACATGGTGGACTACCTGAACGAGCTGAGAGAGGGCTGTTTGGAGGCGTACACTGGTATCATTCAGGGCCTGAAGGGGGACCAGGAGAATGTCCACC CTGATGTGATGTTGGTTCAGCCTCGTGTGGAGTtcatcctctccttcatccatcACATAGCCGAGGATGAGGATCACTCTGATGGAGTGGTGGCTAACGCCGCAGGACTCATCGG TGACCTGTGCACAGCGTTCGGCAAAGATGTGATGAAGCTGGTGGAAGTTCGTCCGCTCATCAACGACCTGCTAACTGAAGGCCGACGCTCCAAAACTAGCAAGACTAAGACACTGGCCACCTGGGCCACCAAGGAGCTCCGCAAGCTCAAGAGCCAGGCCTG A